The genomic region AAGTTCCGTTCACGGGAACATTTGCCAATTTTTCAACCGGCAGGGTTTTCGACCAGATCAGGCAATCCATTGCATACTCCAATAAAAACGTGAAAATATGCGCTTCCCATGCAGGTGTTACTTTAGGTGAGGACGGCGCCACACACCAGATCATGGAGGATATGGCCCTGATGAAATCATTGCCGGGTATGATCGTCATCAATCCGTGTGATTACAACCAGACTTATGCGGCCACACTTGCCATTGCCGATTACGAAGGACCGGTTTACCTGCGGTTTGGCCGCCCAAAAGTGCCAAATTTTACTCCAGCTGACCATCAGTTTATTATCGGCCAGGCACTGCTGATGCGCGAAGGCACAGACGTTTCCATCTTCGCCACCGGTCACCTGGTGTGGAAAGCCCTCGAGGCAGCCGAAAAGCTTAAGCTGTTTGGAATTGATGCCGAAGTGATCAATATCACCACCATCAAACCACTTGACCGCGATGCGATCATTGAATCGATCATGAAAACCAGGTGCGCTGTCACTGCCGAAGAGCACCAGGTGTATGGCGGAATGGGGGAAACCATTGCCGGTTTCCTCGCCCGTAACTTCCCTACTCCCATCGAAATGGTCGGGATGCAGGATGTTTTTGGCGAAAGCGGCACTCCCGAAGAGTTGCTTGTGAAATTCGGAATGGAATCCCGCGATATTGTAGAAGCTGCATCTCTTGTTGTTGCAAGAAAACAATACTAAAACTTACCCAAATTCCAAAGGACGAATCGTAAAAAAGCGGAAACTCGAAACACGATTTTGCTGAAAAGTGGCCTTGTGAATTTTTTCCCGCACTTCTCGACTGACTATTCACATTCCTCGAAAGTAAAAAGTGTATTTTCATTCACTTTTATAAAATAGGCCTTTCCCGGTTGAATCTCCGTTAGAGTTGCAATACCGTTTTCAGGCCAGAAAACTTTTATACCGGCTATTTCCTTGATCTGTTCCAGTTTCCCGTTAAGTGCTGTATTGATCTCAGCAGTT from Bacteroidales bacterium harbors:
- a CDS encoding transketolase family protein, whose translation is MENTGSKDTRSGFGDALYELGQNRPEVVALCADLTGSLKMDKFARAFPDRFFQVGIAEANMMGIAAGLATGGKVPFTGTFANFSTGRVFDQIRQSIAYSNKNVKICASHAGVTLGEDGATHQIMEDMALMKSLPGMIVINPCDYNQTYAATLAIADYEGPVYLRFGRPKVPNFTPADHQFIIGQALLMREGTDVSIFATGHLVWKALEAAEKLKLFGIDAEVINITTIKPLDRDAIIESIMKTRCAVTAEEHQVYGGMGETIAGFLARNFPTPIEMVGMQDVFGESGTPEELLVKFGMESRDIVEAASLVVARKQY